A single region of the Pectinophora gossypiella chromosome 2, ilPecGoss1.1, whole genome shotgun sequence genome encodes:
- the LOC126375677 gene encoding ankyrin repeat and MYND domain-containing protein 1-like — protein MVKSSVACNHEWTIRESRWPYDEYYIGNRDEDDRRNGQGENHWTGAESIEWYTGQFLRDTMHGDGDYRWRYQHPDGAFTTYEGKFFANQMHGYGVMSYADGRVFTGLFYKDVRWGPGVCRLLGLRCNVGLWRGTQLARMTWCPHGPSITPDFNAGPKGPAFLDDFRVILARKTRIIGQTNSALELLKQSGCDPQIATKLWPKLYPKTCNDLDSVLCYKDAFEREYYKGKVRSLEEVSDGPKSDDSGELIGEDTDENNEPIPKAYFAWNNNAMIRHMMKHTYQHEAQRARFKVDLERILNGSRKLYRLAGKHEYDCRTLLMASYLGHILNVAQLINEEYVYPDVCDMQGNTAMMYATCGDQTDIIRFLVEAGANVDSFNDSCCTPLAMALIRYLCLCLDIGPMAIVQTLLPPAPPKAEKGTVPEERKATEWLIKREQVCQNVIEPTKVTKSASVKKLKSTGSLAKTSTTAIKKKSVFPKPRTSLLAPEYNSDDEVFTEDKRMFVNIAHEYEIRVNNVFMNAPTAKGNIASIFQVNDMMREISEAEGEFQKAMATTTDKHPKKSVSKTAKDTVKGKEIWEDIEKDQISLTSGEKLKLEMQTRIQFTVLQLLADGADPKMVRCPQPAILLAMKSGSTELVQHIVAHGADINEKFPEFLDYTALDIVISEPLSPGNVDMIKTMLELGADVHHRLHSAELLQSASMLVNVTGPTLMHAVLAKKTEFDFEEDIRSIILELLLRYNADPSAQYNGRSPIDFAMLKRVDLLEVFIKSGSNLNTIINDKNQTILVKMFSEEYFRNPNFSHSPERVPVLTDLLLYGADPLIECYDGEDKFGNIFEFAKKTLNIIAPAPAPAKQSAVEVVEKPKGKGKDAKDAKKPTKEKSRSATEVGKKKSIKDNQESLDYLEALDLMRECARLLHTRWLQAKLMKELINVIYKFKHRPWNMIIKEHKNGSNVGLWLTTLRCLEIWEVLKTTKRKQYNNERILKHLLCIVQFYQKRLKARLSILPPMTAMEKNTIESDVGYLIKEHKNAAALAKEAEAWKKLYVKPELDYKADNKFQVCFECSLRLTEESIICDSCDLVSFCNLECMHQNVERANCHPCSEYLAEKYFPPVE, from the exons GAATATTACATTGGTAACAGAGATGAGGATGACCGGAGAAATGGTCAAGGGGAAAACCACTGGACGGGGGCTGAG TCAATAGAATGGTACACGGGTCAATTTCTCCGAGACACGATGCACGGCGATGGTGACTATCGGTGGCGCTACCAACACCCCGACGGAGCCTTCACCACCTACGAGGGAAAGTTCTTCGCCAACCAGATGCATGGATACGGAGTCATGTCGTATGCTGATGGCCGGGTCTTCACA GGTTTGTTCTACAAAGATGTTCGATGGGGCCCAGGAGTATGTCGGTTGTTAGGTCTTCGCTGCAACGTGGGTCTATGGAGGGGTACGCAACTAGCTCGCATGACCTGGTGTCCGCATGGACCCAGCATCACACCAGACTTCAACGCCGGGCCCAAAGGACCTGCCTTCTTGGACGACTTCCGGGTTATATTGGCTAGAAAAACCAGAATC ATTGGTCAAACAAATAGCGCATTAGAGTTGCTCAAGCAATCAGGGTGTGATCCACAAATAGCCACTAAACTCTGGCCCAAACTGTACCCGAAGACTTGCAATGACCTGGACAGTGTGCTGTGTTATAAAGACGCATTTGAACGAGAGTACTACAAGGGAAAAGTAAGGTCACTTGAGGAAGTTAGTGATGGACCAAAATCGGATGACAGCGGTGAG CTAATCGGCGAAGATACTGACGAAAACAACGAACCTATACCAAAGGCATACTTTGCGTGGAACAACAACGCGATGATACGGCATATGATGAAACATACCTACCAGCACGAGGCGCAGAGAGCTAGGTTCAAGGTAGATCTGGAGAGAATCCTCAATGGTTCCAGAAAGCTGTACAGGCTGGCGGGAAAACATGAGTACGATTGCAG AACATTACTCATGGCAAGTTACTTGGGCCACATTTTGAATGTTGCTCAGCTCATCAACGAGGAATACGTTTACCCTGATGTATGTGATATGCAAGGAAATACTGCTATGATGTATGCCACT TGTGGAGACCAAACTGATATAATACGCTTCCTGGTTGAAGCTGGAGCCAATGTTGACAGCTTTAACGATTCGTGCTGCACTCCCCTGGCCATGGCTCTTATCAGATACCTGTGTCTCTGCCTTGACATCGGCCCTATGGCTATAGTTCAAACTTTACTTCCACCAGCGCCACCAAAAGCGGAGAAAGGTACTG TACCAGAAGAACGCAAAGCTACCGAATGGCTTATAAAACGTGAACAGGTTTGTCAGAACGTAATAGAGCCTACGAAAGTTACTAAATCCGCAAGCGTTAAGAAATTAAAATCGACAGGATCCTTAGCAAAGACCAGTACTACagcaattaaaaagaaatctgTTTTTCCGAAGCCACGTACCTCTCTTCTTGCACCAGAATATAACTCAGATGATGAAGTGTTCACCGAAGATAAAAGGATGTTTGTGAATATTGCACACGAATATGAGATCAGAGTCAATAATGTTTTTATGAATGCGCCGACCGCGAAGGGTAATATAGCCAGTATTTTTCAAGTAAATGATATGATGAGAGAAATATCAGAGGCAGAAGGCGAATTCCAAAAAGCGATGGCAACGACCACCGACAAACATCCAAAGAAGTCTGTGTCAAAAACTGCGAAGGACACAGTGAAGGGCAAAGAAATCTGGGAGGATATTGAGAAAGACCAAATTTCTTTAACAAGTGGAGAGAAACTTAAATTGGAAAT GCAAACAAGAATCCAGTTCACAGTTTTGCAGCTGCTCGCTGACGGAGCAGATCCGAAGATGGTGCGGTGTCCCCAACCAGCGATATTGCTGGCTATGAAGTCTGGATCAACAGAGCTTGTGCAACATATCGTGGCACATGGCGCTGATATTAATGAAAAATTTCCTGAA TTTCTAGACTACACAGCATTGGACATAGTTATATCAGAACCGTTGTCGCCTGGTAATGTAGATATGATCAAAACCATGCTGGAACTTGGGGCTGACGTCCATCACCGACTGCACTCAGCTGAACTCCTGCAATCCGCCTCGATGCTCGTGAATGTTACTGGGCCTACACTAATGCATGCAGTCCTGGCTAAGAAGACGGAATTCGATTTTGAGgaagat ATACGCAGTATAATCCTGGAGCTACTTTTACGATATAATGCGGATCCCAGCGCCCAGTACAACGGGAGATCTCCCATAGACTTCGCAATGCTTAAGAGGGTAGACCTTCTAGAGGTCTTTATTAAGAGCGGCTCTAACCTCAACACAATTATCAATGACAAAAACCAGACAATCCTGGTCAAGATGTTCTCTGAAGAATATTTCAGGAATCCCAATTTTAGTCATAGTCCCGAGAGAGTACctgtt CTAACGGACTTGCTTCTCTATGGCGCCGATCCATTGATTGAATGCTACGACGGAGAAGATAAATTTGGCAACATATTTGAGTTCGCTAAAAAAACTCTCAACATCATAGCGCCAGCGCCAGCACCAGCAAAACAATCCGCGGTTGAAG ttgTTGAAAAACCCAAAGGAAAAGGAAAAGATGCTAAAGATGCAAAAAAACCTACTAAAGAAAAGAGCAGATCGGCAACAGAAGTGGGAAAGAAGAAGTCGATAAAGGACAATCAGGAGTCGCTGGACTACTTAGAGGCTCTGGATCTGATGAGGGAGTGTGCCCGGTTGCTGCACACCAGGTGGCTTCAGGCCAAACTGATGAAGGAACTCATTAATGTCATTTATAA ATTTAAACACAGACCTTGGAACATGATAATAAAGGAACACAAGAACGGATCTAACGTGGGTCTTTGGTTAACGACACTCCGGTGCCTAGAAATATGGGAAGTCCTCAAAACTACTAAGAGGAAACAATATAACAACGAGAGGATTCTGAAACATTTGCTATGCATCGTGCAGTTTTACCAAAAAAGGTTGAAGGCCAGGTTGAGTATATTACCACCGATGACTGCGATGGAGAAGAACACGATAGAATCAGATGTAGGGTATTTGATAAAGGAACATAAAAATGCAGCTGCGTTGGCGAAAGAAGCCGAAGCTTGGAAGAAACTTTACGTGAAACCTGAATTAGACTACAAGGCC GACAATAAATTCCAAGTGTGCTTCGAATGTTCACTGCGTCTCACAGAAGAGAGTATTATTTGTGACAGTTGTGATCTCGTTTCATTTTGCAACTTGGAATGCATGCACCAGAACGTCGAGAGAGCCAATTGTCACCCGTGCAGCGAATACCTTGCCGAAAAGTATTTCCCGCCCGTTGAATAA